Proteins co-encoded in one Methanobrevibacter gottschalkii DSM 11977 genomic window:
- the mtrE gene encoding tetrahydromethanopterin S-methyltransferase subunit E: MDPVTLGVVALMGAVATIGGAAEDLESDIGSQSNPNSQVQLAPQMGHLHRMINKAASGEPVAYGVWCGVAGAIAYIVMSLGMLPIVAIAMGACVAAFVHAIYTVTSHMGRIVGQSQFEQPLFMDVLTQSLGPIVGHGFITSFCIVGISYLMTIPINGTALHVFPLPLLAMLWGIALGAIGSSTGDVHYGAESEYQKFEFGGGTPVAIQGDIVTKAPMGAKNSMDVVNFCAKFGGPLTGFCFGLVVFFSFWNTVVFGVYGGIIVGIIIVILLVIMDNYLEVFARNQYGPYEEE; the protein is encoded by the coding sequence ATGGACCCTGTAACATTAGGTGTTGTTGCATTAATGGGTGCAGTTGCTACTATCGGAGGGGCTGCTGAGGATTTGGAATCTGATATTGGTTCTCAAAGTAACCCTAACTCTCAAGTTCAACTTGCTCCACAAATGGGACATTTACACCGTATGATAAACAAGGCGGCTTCTGGTGAACCAGTCGCTTATGGTGTTTGGTGTGGTGTTGCTGGTGCTATTGCATATATTGTAATGTCTTTAGGTATGTTACCTATCGTTGCTATCGCAATGGGTGCTTGTGTCGCTGCTTTTGTTCACGCTATTTATACTGTTACATCCCACATGGGAAGGATTGTTGGACAATCTCAATTTGAACAACCATTGTTTATGGATGTATTAACTCAATCTTTAGGACCTATCGTTGGTCACGGATTTATAACTAGTTTTTGTATTGTTGGAATTTCATACTTAATGACTATTCCAATTAATGGTACTGCATTACATGTATTCCCATTACCACTCTTAGCAATGCTTTGGGGTATTGCTCTTGGTGCTATCGGTTCTTCTACTGGGGATGTTCACTATGGTGCAGAAAGTGAATATCAAAAATTCGAATTTGGTGGAGGTACTCCTGTAGCTATTCAAGGAGATATTGTTACTAAAGCTCCTATGGGTGCTAAAAACTCTATGGATGTAGTAAACTTCTGTGCTAAATTCGGTGGACCATTAACTGGTTTCTGTTTCGGTCTCGTTGTATTCTTTAGTTTCTGGAATACAGTAGTATTTGGAGTATATGGTGGTATTATTGTAGGTATTATCATTGTTATCCTATTAGTTATTATGGATAATTATTTAGAAGTATTTGCAAGAAACCAATATGGACCATATGAGGAAGAATAA
- the mcrA gene encoding coenzyme-B sulfoethylthiotransferase subunit alpha: protein MADKKFLNAMKQKFSEDPTEKSTQFYNMGGWTQSERKTAFVNEGKEIAEKRGIPMYNPDIGTPLGQRALMSYQLSTTDTFVEGDDLHFINNAAIQQAWDDIRRTVIVGLNTAHNVLEKRLGIEVTPETITNYLETVNHAMPGAAVVQEHMVETDPLLVADSYVKVFTGDDELADEIDSAFVLDINKEFNEEQAEALKAEVGSAVWQAVRIPSIVGRVCDGGTTSRWSAMQIGMSMISAYNQCAGEGATGDFAYASKHAEVVQMGTYLPVRRARAANELGGVPFGFMADICQGSRVYADDPVRQTLEVVALGAALYDQIWLGSYMSGGVGFTQYATAAYTDNVLDDFTYYGKDYVEDKYGDLCAAPNNMDTVLDVGSEVAFYALDQYEEYPALLETHFGGSQRASVISAAAGCSTAFATGNAQTGLSGWYLSMYLHKEQHSRLGFYGFDLQDQCGAANVFSIRNDEGLPLEMRGPNYPNYAMNVGHQGEYAGIAQAPHAARGDAFAFNPLIKIAFADKNLSFDFSKVRAEFAKGALREFEPAGERTVITPAK from the coding sequence ATGGCTGATAAAAAATTCTTAAATGCAATGAAACAAAAATTCAGTGAAGATCCAACTGAAAAGTCAACCCAATTTTATAACATGGGTGGTTGGACTCAATCTGAAAGAAAAACTGCATTTGTAAACGAAGGTAAAGAAATTGCTGAGAAAAGAGGAATTCCAATGTATAACCCAGACATTGGTACTCCTTTAGGTCAAAGAGCTTTAATGTCTTACCAATTATCCACTACTGATACTTTCGTTGAAGGTGATGATTTACACTTCATCAACAACGCAGCTATCCAACAAGCTTGGGATGACATTAGAAGAACAGTAATTGTAGGTTTAAACACTGCTCACAATGTTCTTGAAAAAAGATTAGGTATTGAAGTAACTCCTGAAACAATTACCAATTACTTGGAAACTGTAAACCACGCTATGCCTGGTGCAGCAGTAGTTCAAGAACACATGGTAGAAACTGACCCATTACTTGTAGCTGATTCTTACGTAAAAGTTTTCACTGGTGACGATGAATTAGCTGATGAAATTGATTCTGCATTTGTATTAGACATTAATAAAGAATTCAATGAAGAACAAGCTGAAGCTTTAAAAGCTGAAGTAGGTAGTGCGGTATGGCAAGCTGTAAGAATCCCTTCCATTGTAGGAAGAGTTTGTGACGGAGGTACAACCTCCAGATGGTCTGCTATGCAAATTGGTATGTCTATGATTTCTGCATACAACCAATGTGCTGGTGAAGGAGCTACTGGTGACTTCGCATATGCATCTAAACACGCAGAAGTTGTTCAAATGGGTACTTACTTACCTGTAAGAAGAGCAAGAGCAGCAAACGAACTTGGTGGAGTTCCATTCGGATTCATGGCAGATATCTGTCAAGGTTCTAGAGTTTACGCTGATGACCCTGTAAGACAAACCTTAGAAGTAGTAGCTTTAGGTGCTGCTTTATACGACCAAATTTGGTTAGGTTCTTACATGTCTGGTGGTGTAGGATTCACTCAATATGCTACCGCTGCATACACAGATAATGTATTAGATGACTTCACCTACTATGGTAAAGATTATGTCGAAGACAAATATGGTGATTTATGTGCTGCACCTAATAACATGGACACTGTTCTTGATGTAGGTTCTGAAGTAGCATTCTATGCATTAGATCAATACGAAGAATACCCAGCTTTACTTGAAACTCACTTCGGTGGATCTCAAAGAGCTTCAGTTATTTCTGCAGCTGCTGGTTGTTCCACTGCATTCGCTACTGGTAATGCACAAACTGGTTTAAGCGGATGGTACTTATCCATGTACTTACACAAAGAACAACATTCCAGATTAGGTTTCTACGGTTTCGATTTACAAGATCAATGTGGTGCTGCTAACGTATTCTCCATCAGAAATGATGAAGGTTTACCACTCGAAATGAGAGGACCAAACTACCCTAACTACGCTATGAACGTAGGTCACCAAGGTGAATACGCAGGTATTGCACAAGCTCCTCACGCAGCTCGTGGAGACGCTTTTGCTTTCAACCCATTAATCAAAATCGCATTTGCTGATAAAAACTTATCATTCGACTTCAGTAAAGTACGTGCAGAATTCGCTAAAGGTGCTTTAAGAGAATTCGAACCAGCTGGTGAAAGAACTGTTATTACCCCAGCAAAATAG
- the mcrG gene encoding coenzyme-B sulfoethylthiotransferase subunit gamma, whose translation MVQFYPGTSQVAQNRRNFCNPEHELEKLREISDEDVVKILGHRAPGEEYKSVHPPLDEMDEPDDIVRELVTPIDGAKAGDRIRYIQFVDSMYFAPAQPYLRARSYLNRYRGIDTGTLSGRQVIEARERDIEKLSKILLETEYFDTARTGIRGAGVHGHSLRLDENGLMFDMLRRQVFNKETGNVEMVKDQIGKELDEPVVLGEPLDEETLKAKTTIYRVDGEAYREDVEAVEVCQRIHVSRSFGAYDPNAGW comes from the coding sequence ATGGTACAATTTTATCCAGGTACTTCTCAGGTTGCTCAAAACAGAAGAAACTTCTGTAATCCAGAACATGAATTAGAAAAGTTAAGAGAAATCTCTGATGAAGACGTAGTAAAAATATTAGGTCACAGAGCTCCAGGTGAAGAATATAAATCTGTTCACCCACCATTAGATGAAATGGATGAGCCTGACGACATTGTAAGAGAATTAGTAACCCCTATTGATGGTGCAAAAGCAGGAGACAGAATTAGATATATTCAATTCGTAGATTCCATGTACTTCGCTCCAGCTCAACCTTACTTAAGAGCTAGATCTTACTTAAACAGATACAGGGGAATTGATACCGGTACTTTATCCGGAAGACAAGTAATCGAAGCAAGAGAAAGAGATATTGAAAAATTATCCAAAATCCTCTTAGAAACCGAATACTTCGATACCGCAAGAACCGGTATTAGAGGTGCAGGTGTACACGGTCACTCTTTAAGATTAGATGAAAACGGTTTAATGTTTGATATGCTCAGAAGACAAGTATTCAACAAAGAAACCGGTAACGTTGAAATGGTTAAAGACCAAATTGGTAAAGAATTAGATGAACCTGTTGTATTAGGTGAACCATTAGACGAAGAAACTTTAAAAGCAAAAACCACTATTTACAGAGTAGATGGTGAAGCATACAGAGAGGATGTAGAAGCTGTTGAAGTATGTCAAAGAATACATGTTTCCAGATCCTTTGGTGCATATGATCCAAACGCAGGATGGTAA
- the mcrC gene encoding methyl-coenzyme M reductase I operon protein C: MIGRCTHVVDCRETSGMGKGGSLAQRGTFAECGTDVCAVAMSPGRRHITKPVCEITFGLRESNVLTSTVVLNAGAGVPHDAPASGGTLFGITEKEIDQLNNFKLLVIHLGGVANHIIYKARLILRNVNKPCVIICESPVDCEDFAKIGVKTSKVMPADEDIKTQGTIKDIVTGVIRGETISQEKLDEIIRKVKLALGDA; this comes from the coding sequence ATGATAGGACGCTGTACTCACGTAGTAGATTGTAGGGAAACAAGTGGTATGGGAAAAGGTGGAAGCCTTGCTCAAAGAGGAACTTTCGCTGAATGTGGCACTGATGTATGTGCAGTAGCTATGTCCCCTGGACGTAGACACATTACTAAACCAGTTTGTGAGATTACTTTCGGGTTACGTGAATCAAATGTTTTAACTAGTACCGTTGTTTTAAATGCAGGTGCTGGTGTTCCTCATGATGCTCCTGCTAGTGGAGGAACATTATTTGGAATTACAGAAAAGGAGATTGACCAATTAAATAATTTTAAATTGCTTGTTATTCACTTAGGTGGAGTTGCAAATCATATTATTTATAAAGCAAGATTAATCTTAAGGAATGTCAATAAACCTTGTGTGATTATTTGCGAATCACCAGTTGACTGTGAAGATTTTGCTAAAATTGGAGTAAAAACTTCAAAAGTCATGCCAGCAGATGAAGATATTAAAACTCAAGGAACTATTAAAGATATCGTAACAGGAGTTATTCGTGGTGAAACAATTTCACAAGAAAAATTAGATGAAATTATTAGAAAAGTTAAATTAGCATTAGGAGATGCATAA
- the mcrD gene encoding methyl-coenzyme M reductase operon protein D, translated as MDIEIFPHRILGSDTTELLLNELESIDDVQRTVIHGPRFPKGEATLPDKYKERRVININGEDVVLQVKTARIFIELTMESTIKEIEEVCKKHIPFGFDINQDRANYIRKHKTVTDRIKYGSADLPDDLVGMTDQYSDFESHVNIIKRDNLD; from the coding sequence ATGGATATTGAAATATTTCCTCATAGAATTCTTGGAAGTGACACAACTGAATTATTATTAAATGAATTAGAATCTATTGATGATGTTCAAAGAACTGTCATTCATGGTCCAAGATTTCCAAAAGGCGAAGCTACTTTGCCTGATAAATATAAAGAACGTAGAGTCATTAATATTAATGGTGAAGATGTAGTTTTACAAGTTAAAACTGCTAGAATTTTCATTGAATTAACTATGGAATCTACAATCAAGGAAATTGAAGAAGTCTGTAAAAAGCATATTCCGTTTGGTTTTGATATTAATCAAGATAGAGCGAATTATATTAGAAAACATAAAACTGTTACTGATAGAATCAAATATGGTTCTGCAGATTTACCTGATGATTTAGTAGGTATGACTGATCAATATTCAGATTTTGAAAGCCATGTGAATATTATCAAAAGAGATAACTTAGATTAA
- the mcrB gene encoding coenzyme-B sulfoethylthiotransferase subunit beta produces MAKFDDKVDLYDDRGSLIASDVPIEAISPLRNPAIQSIVKGVKRTVAVNLEGVEKSVKTGSVGGDKSKILGRELDLDIVSNAEAISEKIKGTIQVSEDDDTKVEPISGGKRLLVQVPSQRIDVSAEYSVAPLATATALVQAIIDVCDVDIYDANFVKAAVLGRYPQSVEYKGSNIATMLDIPQKLEGPGYALRGVKANDFAAATLKNTFQATALASIFEQTAMFEMGDAIGTYERLHLLGLAYQGLNADNMVMDLVKDNAAEGTVGSIVQATIARAEADGVIAPQKDLTDFSIYNTDDAAKWNAYAAAGAVAATMVNIGAARAAQGVPSTLLYFNDNIEFATGLPSIDYGRAEGVAVGFSFFSHSIYGGGGPGLFNGNHVVTRHSKGFCIPCVAAAMSLDAGTQLFSPEATSGLIKEVYSQIDEFREPINAVAIAAEEIKGDI; encoded by the coding sequence ATGGCAAAGTTTGATGATAAAGTCGATTTATACGACGATAGAGGATCCTTAATTGCATCTGACGTACCAATCGAAGCTATTAGTCCTTTAAGAAACCCAGCAATTCAAAGCATCGTTAAAGGTGTAAAAAGAACTGTTGCAGTAAACTTAGAAGGAGTAGAAAAATCCGTTAAAACCGGATCTGTTGGTGGAGACAAATCTAAAATTTTAGGAAGAGAATTAGATTTAGACATTGTTTCTAATGCAGAAGCAATTTCTGAAAAAATTAAAGGAACTATCCAAGTTTCTGAAGATGACGATACTAAAGTAGAACCTATTTCTGGTGGTAAAAGGTTATTAGTACAAGTACCATCTCAAAGAATTGATGTTTCTGCTGAGTACTCTGTAGCTCCTTTAGCTACTGCTACTGCTTTAGTACAAGCTATCATTGATGTTTGTGACGTAGATATTTACGATGCAAACTTCGTAAAAGCTGCTGTATTAGGTAGATACCCACAATCTGTTGAATACAAAGGATCTAACATTGCAACCATGTTAGATATTCCACAAAAACTCGAAGGACCAGGTTACGCATTAAGAGGAGTAAAAGCAAACGATTTCGCTGCTGCTACTTTGAAAAATACTTTCCAAGCTACTGCTTTAGCATCTATTTTCGAACAAACTGCTATGTTTGAAATGGGTGATGCAATTGGTACTTACGAAAGATTACACTTATTAGGTTTAGCTTACCAAGGTTTAAACGCTGATAATATGGTTATGGACTTAGTAAAAGACAATGCGGCTGAAGGTACTGTTGGTTCTATTGTACAAGCTACCATTGCTCGTGCAGAAGCTGACGGGGTAATTGCTCCACAAAAAGACTTAACCGACTTCTCTATCTACAACACTGATGATGCAGCTAAATGGAACGCATATGCTGCTGCTGGTGCTGTAGCTGCAACTATGGTTAACATTGGTGCTGCTCGTGCTGCTCAAGGTGTACCATCTACTTTATTATACTTCAACGATAACATTGAATTCGCTACTGGTTTACCAAGTATTGACTATGGTAGAGCAGAAGGTGTAGCTGTAGGATTCTCATTCTTCAGTCACTCCATCTACGGTGGTGGAGGTCCTGGTTTATTCAACGGTAACCACGTTGTAACTAGACACAGTAAAGGATTCTGTATACCTTGTGTAGCTGCTGCTATGTCCTTAGATGCAGGAACACAACTCTTTTCACCAGAAGCAACTTCTGGTTTAATTAAAGAAGTATACAGTCAAATTGATGAATTCAGAGAACCTATTAATGCTGTTGCAATTGCAGCTGAAGAAATTAAAGGTGACATCTAA
- the mmp10 gene encoding methyl coenzyme M reductase-arginine methyltransferase Mmp10 (Mmp10 (methanogenesis marker protein 10) is a cobalamin-requiring radical SAM methyltransferase that creates the methylarginine modification to methyl coenzyme M reductase.) translates to MQIVADVGGIPGKDCNGFCKYCYFRKVKKVKSFGCAYCPPNKIGCERCSKGVSETQSEFKSPLQVMNEVRNSLMMNMHGGKVTANISGGGDISCYPHLETLTSNLNQISIPSVLSYTCGKGITNSEIASKLINNGVEEVSFTIFSSDPKLRKEWVKDQHPEEALKACKIFCENIKLTGAAVIIPGVNDGEILRQTCNILEEWGAKGMLLMRFANTFNEGLILGNEPILKGIESQPVEDFAELVRQINSEYSFRVSGTPLCDPETGGPFAIAKDENEIFLQFIKPITGEATIITSKIAAPFISKIFNKLEVDSVNVVAVEKEIACLITKEDLEKLDLNEIKDVAIIPGRSFVHQLDAERILSADGIERLVGRGPDTLSVDGELSIDMTDENVIETELEQFNDLADAINFFGMRRI, encoded by the coding sequence ATGCAAATTGTAGCAGATGTTGGGGGAATACCTGGTAAGGATTGTAATGGTTTTTGTAAATACTGTTACTTTAGAAAAGTAAAAAAAGTCAAAAGCTTTGGGTGTGCATATTGTCCACCTAATAAAATAGGTTGTGAAAGGTGCAGCAAAGGAGTTAGTGAAACACAAAGCGAATTTAAATCACCATTACAAGTTATGAATGAAGTGCGAAATTCGTTAATGATGAATATGCATGGAGGCAAAGTAACTGCAAATATAAGTGGTGGTGGAGATATTAGTTGTTATCCCCACCTTGAAACATTAACCTCAAATTTAAATCAAATATCAATCCCATCTGTTTTAAGTTATACTTGTGGAAAGGGTATAACAAATAGTGAAATTGCTTCAAAATTAATAAATAATGGAGTTGAAGAAGTTTCATTTACTATTTTCTCATCAGACCCTAAACTTAGAAAAGAATGGGTTAAAGATCAGCACCCTGAAGAAGCTCTTAAAGCATGCAAGATCTTTTGTGAAAATATTAAATTAACTGGTGCTGCCGTAATAATCCCAGGTGTTAATGATGGCGAAATATTACGTCAAACATGCAATATATTAGAAGAATGGGGTGCAAAAGGAATGCTTTTAATGAGATTTGCAAATACATTCAACGAAGGATTAATTCTTGGAAATGAACCAATTCTTAAAGGAATTGAATCGCAACCTGTTGAAGACTTTGCAGAGCTTGTTAGACAAATTAATAGCGAATATAGTTTTAGAGTGAGTGGAACCCCATTGTGTGACCCTGAAACCGGTGGGCCATTTGCAATAGCCAAAGATGAAAATGAAATATTCTTACAATTTATCAAACCAATTACAGGTGAAGCAACTATAATTACATCAAAAATTGCCGCACCATTTATTTCCAAAATATTCAATAAACTAGAAGTGGATAGTGTTAATGTAGTGGCAGTTGAAAAAGAAATAGCTTGTTTGATTACAAAAGAAGACCTGGAAAAACTTGATTTGAATGAAATAAAAGATGTTGCAATCATTCCTGGAAGATCTTTTGTTCATCAACTTGATGCAGAAAGAATCTTAAGTGCTGATGGTATTGAAAGACTTGTTGGTCGTGGCCCAGACACATTAAGTGTTGATGGGGAATTAAGTATTGATATGACTGATGAAAATGTCATAGAAACAGAACTAGAACAATTTAACGATTTAGCAGATGCCATTAATTTCTTTGGAATGAGAAGAATTTGA
- a CDS encoding methanogenesis marker 7 protein: protein MYETLTFTGGVHKSEEFKELIEDLGGFILQENIQQMELVLNMAVPLEDVDKVEEKANELLAKISIAPMAGSEIAIVSPTLARHHLPHAACDISEYLREFGAKDNMLGLARGDGKGTSGITEEEKDLINEHDIAIFSLGSFENCIKEKAFLYDDIDIPVIVTGAPDIPVEELPGADAYVGGLGRIPRRLRRGPDVRALDKLVETCEKILNDKKREMALDPPLVPSIVVKNAIENQVREIKDVFSPAPVTSQLDGVRVKLNYDDYADVISNVIIDDKKLSELAEIKKSFMYDYILVKINSESSLVENSN, encoded by the coding sequence ATGTATGAAACATTAACATTTACTGGTGGAGTTCACAAAAGCGAAGAATTTAAAGAATTAATTGAAGATTTAGGAGGATTTATTCTTCAGGAAAATATTCAACAAATGGAATTAGTTTTAAACATGGCTGTTCCTTTAGAAGATGTGGATAAAGTTGAAGAAAAAGCTAATGAACTTTTAGCAAAAATTTCAATCGCTCCAATGGCAGGTTCTGAAATAGCAATTGTTTCACCAACACTTGCAAGACACCATTTACCTCATGCTGCATGTGACATTTCAGAATATTTGCGTGAATTTGGTGCAAAGGATAACATGTTAGGCCTTGCAAGAGGTGATGGTAAAGGTACTTCTGGAATCACCGAAGAAGAAAAAGATTTAATTAATGAACATGATATTGCTATTTTTTCGTTAGGCAGTTTTGAAAATTGTATTAAAGAAAAAGCATTCTTATATGATGATATTGATATACCGGTGATTGTAACTGGCGCTCCGGATATTCCTGTCGAAGAGCTTCCCGGTGCAGATGCATATGTGGGTGGTTTAGGTAGAATTCCTAGAAGATTGAGAAGAGGACCGGATGTTCGTGCATTGGATAAATTAGTCGAAACATGTGAAAAAATTTTAAATGATAAAAAACGTGAAATGGCTCTTGATCCACCATTAGTTCCATCTATTGTTGTAAAAAATGCAATTGAAAATCAGGTTAGAGAAATTAAAGATGTTTTCTCTCCAGCTCCAGTAACTTCACAATTAGATGGTGTTCGTGTAAAATTGAATTATGATGATTATGCAGATGTAATAAGTAATGTTATTATTGATGATAAAAAATTATCTGAACTTGCTGAGATAAAAAAATCATTCATGTATGATTATATTTTAGTAAAAATTAATAGTGAAAGTTCTCTTGTTGAGAATTCTAACTAA
- the comB gene encoding 2-phosphosulfolactate phosphatase — MKVTLSFEKSESSDVSIMVDALRASSTITLALNNFEKVIPCFTPEEAFKLKEKLGGIVAGERDGKKINGFDLGNSPADIKDYTSDHLILTTSNGTRILENMKSTVLIGSIINACEVANKSIEIANNHIDVVMAGVKGEFAIEDFLAAGEILYWILQELPDCNLSEYAKAAVLASRNYESLKESFFNSRSGKRLIELGYESDVELCSLKNISNNVAIYENQELTLLKD; from the coding sequence ATGAAAGTTACATTAAGTTTTGAAAAAAGTGAAAGTTCAGATGTCTCAATAATGGTTGATGCACTAAGAGCTAGTTCTACAATAACATTAGCTTTAAATAACTTCGAGAAAGTGATTCCATGTTTTACACCAGAAGAAGCATTTAAACTAAAAGAAAAACTTGGTGGGATTGTTGCAGGTGAACGTGATGGTAAAAAAATCAATGGATTTGACCTTGGAAATTCACCAGCCGATATAAAAGATTATACTAGTGATCACCTCATTTTAACAACAAGCAACGGTACTAGAATACTTGAAAACATGAAATCTACTGTTCTTATAGGATCAATTATAAATGCTTGTGAAGTAGCTAATAAAAGTATTGAAATCGCAAATAACCACATTGATGTTGTGATGGCAGGAGTTAAAGGAGAATTTGCAATAGAAGACTTTTTAGCAGCAGGTGAAATATTATACTGGATTTTACAGGAATTACCAGATTGTAATTTAAGTGAATATGCAAAAGCGGCAGTATTGGCAAGTAGAAATTATGAATCCTTAAAAGAATCATTTTTTAATTCTAGGTCTGGTAAACGATTAATCGAACTGGGCTATGAAAGTGATGTGGAACTTTGCAGTTTGAAAAATATCTCCAACAATGTCGCCATATATGAAAATCAAGAGTTAACATTATTAAAAGATTAA
- a CDS encoding TraB/GumN family protein: protein MKRELLTIIGTAHVSEESVNEVKDAIYEQHPDIVAIELDRGRYAKIRNKMHGIEEDDNISVTRIIKENKVGLFLVSTLLGYFQSKIGAEVDVDPGSEMIGAIEASKDLGIPIALIDREINTTLQRALNKMGFMEKAKFAYGLIASILGFDNDEEEIDIEELKNSENIDDMMEMFKDEAPSVYEVLVHERDAYLAGKIMQIPYDKVIAVVGAGHKPGIEKYLDNPETLPDLKELEIINDKKGIPWLKIFLALIPILFVVIFFLAYFNGINITGNIYEFIVISVIMGFIGSILSGSKIQSAIVGGIVAPLTIIHPLLAAGWFSGLTEAKYRKVKQSDIKNLVKIEGFKDLWNNNIFRILLVVIGTNLGVSIATLVILPSKVFIPLFMKIFGG from the coding sequence ATGAAAAGAGAATTATTAACAATAATTGGTACTGCTCATGTATCTGAAGAAAGTGTTAATGAAGTAAAGGATGCAATTTATGAACAACACCCAGATATTGTTGCTATCGAACTGGATAGGGGAAGATATGCAAAAATAAGAAATAAAATGCATGGTATCGAAGAAGATGACAATATTTCTGTTACTAGAATAATTAAAGAAAATAAAGTTGGATTATTTTTAGTAAGTACTCTTCTTGGATATTTCCAATCAAAAATTGGAGCAGAAGTCGATGTAGACCCAGGTTCCGAAATGATTGGTGCTATTGAAGCAAGCAAAGATTTAGGTATTCCAATTGCTCTTATTGATCGTGAAATAAATACCACCTTGCAAAGAGCATTGAATAAGATGGGATTTATGGAAAAAGCTAAATTTGCATATGGGCTAATCGCTTCAATATTAGGTTTTGATAATGACGAAGAGGAAATAGATATTGAAGAGCTAAAAAACTCCGAAAATATTGATGACATGATGGAAATGTTTAAAGATGAAGCCCCTAGTGTTTATGAAGTTCTTGTACACGAAAGAGATGCATACCTTGCAGGGAAAATAATGCAAATACCTTATGATAAAGTTATTGCAGTCGTTGGAGCAGGACATAAACCTGGAATTGAAAAATACTTGGATAACCCAGAAACATTGCCTGATTTAAAGGAACTAGAAATCATAAATGATAAAAAAGGAATCCCTTGGCTTAAAATATTTCTGGCATTGATACCTATATTATTTGTTGTGATATTTTTTCTGGCATATTTTAATGGGATAAATATTACTGGAAATATTTATGAATTTATAGTCATTAGTGTAATAATGGGTTTTATTGGATCAATTCTTTCAGGTTCCAAAATACAATCAGCAATTGTTGGTGGTATCGTGGCGCCATTAACTATTATCCACCCATTACTTGCCGCAGGATGGTTTTCAGGGCTAACTGAAGCAAAATACAGAAAAGTAAAACAAAGTGATATTAAAAATCTAGTTAAAATTGAAGGGTTTAAAGATTTATGGAACAATAATATATTTAGAATATTGCTTGTAGTTATTGGAACAAATTTGGGAGTTAGTATAGCTACATTAGTAATTTTACCATCAAAAGTTTTCATTCCATTATTCATGAAAATATTTGGTGGATGA
- a CDS encoding DUF1922 domain-containing protein codes for MYFIFRCDCGRALYAKEGVATRKCVCGKTIKVKSRRIFQKVATREEASLAVQEMQDKIYGNTGFMKASDL; via the coding sequence ATGTATTTTATATTTCGTTGTGACTGTGGACGTGCACTTTATGCAAAAGAAGGAGTAGCAACACGCAAATGTGTTTGTGGTAAAACTATAAAAGTAAAATCCAGACGCATATTTCAAAAAGTAGCTACAAGAGAAGAAGCATCACTTGCCGTTCAAGAAATGCAAGATAAAATATATGGAAACACTGGATTTATGAAAGCCAGTGATTTATAA